One window of Desulfarculus baarsii DSM 2075 genomic DNA carries:
- a CDS encoding Wzz/FepE/Etk N-terminal domain-containing protein: MAQATIDISKYLAILKRRWVLAVAVFLAVLAVGVFYCLFWPPIYQATCLVVVQPQKVPGDIIRTTVTSKIADRLQIITQQVLSRTRLTEIIDRFDLYPAAKGKATPDDLAEQMRKDITIKITRENYFTITFVYNDPKLVAAVTNALAAFYVDSNLRIREEDAVGTARFLTREMERMRAQLREWESRITEFKLQHLHELPTARDENLGLLSQLNLKMGSLVDAIQKERTRLTYTEAQLGEEQWRLESLKMHRAELLRRGAAPSSEGDDENDPSALKARLDRLRVQYTEDHPDIQRALRQLARAEEAQKARRQKILAEAKDKGISVEDATAQAADLQMASVRQSLERISGYIAEAKVNIAQFQEQQAEVQTQMAQVQTWIRNAPKVQEELTELTRGYEELNTAYQKMHAKWLDAKMSANLERTQRGEQFEVVDPAEAPDQPYQPDVKRVVPFSLGLAMALGLGLSFGLAYLDTSFTAVAQMEELASLPVLVVVPPLETYDEIEAKRRKMAILAAIYASLFMFLLALVAVLAMGKGPALKKLILGLVS; this comes from the coding sequence TTGGCCCAAGCGACCATTGACATAAGTAAATACCTGGCCATCCTCAAGCGACGCTGGGTGCTGGCTGTGGCGGTCTTTCTGGCCGTGCTGGCGGTGGGCGTGTTTTATTGCCTGTTCTGGCCGCCGATCTACCAGGCCACCTGCCTGGTGGTGGTCCAACCGCAAAAGGTGCCCGGCGACATCATCCGCACCACCGTCACCTCCAAGATCGCCGACCGCCTGCAGATCATCACCCAGCAGGTGCTCAGCCGCACCAGGCTCACCGAGATCATCGACCGCTTCGACCTCTACCCGGCGGCCAAGGGCAAGGCCACGCCCGACGACCTGGCCGAACAGATGCGCAAGGACATCACCATCAAGATCACCCGCGAGAACTACTTCACCATCACCTTCGTCTACAACGACCCCAAGCTGGTGGCCGCCGTCACCAACGCCCTGGCCGCCTTCTACGTCGACAGCAACCTGCGCATCCGCGAGGAAGACGCCGTGGGCACCGCCCGCTTCCTCACCCGCGAGATGGAGCGCATGCGCGCCCAACTGCGCGAATGGGAAAGCCGCATCACCGAGTTCAAGCTCCAGCACCTGCACGAACTGCCCACCGCCCGCGACGAAAACCTGGGTCTGTTGTCCCAGCTCAACCTGAAGATGGGCAGCCTTGTCGACGCCATCCAAAAGGAACGCACCCGCCTGACCTACACCGAGGCTCAACTGGGCGAGGAGCAGTGGCGGCTGGAGTCGTTGAAGATGCACCGGGCCGAGTTGCTGCGCCGCGGCGCCGCGCCTTCCAGCGAGGGCGACGACGAAAACGACCCCTCCGCCCTCAAGGCGCGCCTGGACCGCCTGCGGGTGCAATACACCGAGGATCACCCCGACATCCAGCGGGCCCTGCGCCAACTGGCCCGGGCCGAGGAGGCGCAGAAGGCGCGCAGGCAAAAGATCCTGGCCGAGGCCAAGGACAAGGGCATCAGCGTCGAGGACGCCACGGCCCAGGCCGCCGACCTGCAAATGGCCAGCGTCCGCCAGAGCTTGGAGCGCATCTCCGGCTACATCGCCGAGGCCAAGGTCAACATCGCCCAGTTCCAGGAGCAGCAGGCCGAGGTCCAGACCCAGATGGCCCAGGTCCAGACCTGGATCCGCAACGCCCCCAAGGTGCAGGAAGAACTGACCGAGCTGACCCGTGGCTACGAGGAGCTCAACACCGCCTATCAAAAGATGCACGCCAAGTGGCTCGACGCCAAGATGTCGGCCAACCTGGAGCGCACCCAGCGCGGCGAGCAGTTCGAGGTCGTCGATCCGGCCGAGGCGCCCGACCAGCCCTATCAGCCCGATGTCAAGCGCGTGGTGCCCTTCAGCCTGGGCCTGGCCATGGCCCTGGGCCTGGGCCTGTCCTTCGGCCTGGCCTACCTGGACACCTCGTTCACCGCGGTGGCCCAGATGGAAGAACTGGCCTCGCTGCCGGTGCTGGTGGTGGTGCCGCCCCTGGAGACCTACGACGAGATAGAGGCCAAACGACGCAAGATGGCTATCTTGGCCGCCATCTATGCTTCATTGTTCATGTTTTTGCTGGCTTTGGTGGCTGTTTTGGCCATGGGCAAGGGCCCGGCGCTCAAAAAGCTCATCCTCGGCCTTGTGAGCTGA
- a CDS encoding ExeA family protein yields the protein MYNEFFGLTETPFAIEPNARFIVLTDDYREALATLIYAIEQQEGWAAFVGSPGVGKTTLIIALLQELSERIVPAVITNPRLEPIDFMNMVALELGLSGPFTSKGQFLVAFRQLIQQCRAAGKILLLVIDEAQSITPELLEEIRLLANIDDGAPKALNIVLAGQMEMLALLGRPDSAALRQRLRHFYTLRALSLDEVRTYIRHRLRVAGGSPDIFTERAVMLVHQHSAGVPRVVNVLCDEAMLVAFAKGVRKVDEAEVREAAAGLTMLLGGATPLEPPTAEPQAQAAPQPAEAAPAQPRPQAAPPDEPPARPRPQAAPQSATPPPEPGRSRPRPAAESAPPPARMQPPPGDIWAAMDQDDEPEPTPPPRARPAASRRDRPEPRPEQNAKRPAQPRPRIKSATRAEQTPPRRTAAVRSEPGVLGRFFGSMGKDAQGGFLRRLIMLLAIVALLAAIYWFMQSGAAVRVGRFFAPYLGLGGQSAILMPEDVAAQPLGDSGAAAQRQRLEAWGPVVTYDEKAGPNG from the coding sequence ATGTACAACGAATTTTTCGGGCTGACCGAAACGCCCTTCGCCATAGAGCCCAACGCCCGCTTCATCGTTTTGACCGACGACTACCGCGAGGCCCTGGCCACGCTGATCTACGCCATCGAGCAGCAGGAGGGCTGGGCCGCCTTTGTCGGCTCGCCCGGCGTGGGCAAGACGACCCTGATCATCGCCCTGCTCCAGGAGCTCAGTGAACGCATCGTCCCGGCGGTGATCACCAACCCCCGCCTGGAGCCCATCGATTTCATGAACATGGTCGCCCTGGAGCTGGGGCTCAGTGGCCCCTTTACCAGCAAGGGCCAGTTTCTGGTGGCCTTCCGGCAGCTTATCCAGCAATGCCGCGCGGCGGGCAAGATCTTGCTGCTGGTCATCGACGAGGCCCAGTCGATCACCCCCGAACTGCTGGAGGAGATCCGCCTGCTGGCCAACATCGACGACGGCGCACCCAAGGCGCTCAACATCGTCCTGGCCGGCCAGATGGAGATGCTCGCCCTGCTGGGCAGGCCCGATTCGGCGGCCCTGCGCCAACGGCTGCGCCATTTCTACACCCTGCGGGCGCTGAGCCTGGACGAAGTGCGCACCTACATCCGCCACCGCCTGCGGGTGGCCGGCGGCAGCCCGGACATCTTCACCGAGCGGGCGGTGATGCTGGTCCATCAGCACAGCGCGGGCGTGCCCAGGGTGGTCAACGTGCTCTGCGACGAGGCCATGCTGGTGGCCTTCGCCAAGGGCGTGCGCAAGGTCGACGAGGCCGAGGTGCGCGAAGCCGCCGCCGGCCTGACCATGCTCTTGGGCGGGGCCACTCCGCTCGAACCGCCCACGGCCGAGCCCCAAGCCCAGGCCGCGCCCCAACCGGCCGAGGCCGCGCCGGCCCAACCCAGGCCACAAGCCGCGCCGCCCGACGAGCCGCCAGCCCGGCCCAGGCCGCAGGCCGCGCCCCAATCGGCCACGCCGCCACCCGAACCGGGCCGGTCCCGCCCACGGCCTGCCGCCGAAAGCGCGCCGCCGCCGGCCAGGATGCAGCCGCCCCCCGGCGACATCTGGGCGGCCATGGATCAGGACGACGAACCCGAGCCAACGCCGCCGCCCCGGGCCAGGCCGGCCGCCAGCCGCCGCGACAGGCCCGAGCCACGCCCCGAACAAAACGCCAAACGGCCGGCCCAACCCCGGCCCAGGATCAAAAGCGCCACGCGGGCCGAACAGACGCCGCCACGTCGAACTGCGGCCGTCCGCTCCGAGCCCGGCGTGCTCGGACGCTTTTTCGGCAGCATGGGCAAGGACGCCCAGGGCGGTTTCCTGCGGCGGTTGATCATGCTGCTGGCGATCGTGGCGCTGCTGGCGGCGATTTATTGGTTCATGCAAAGCGGCGCGGCCGTGCGCGTCGGTCGCTTTTTCGCGCCCTATCTGGGCCTGGGCGGCCAAAGCGCCATCCTCATGCCCGAGGATGTCGCCGCCCAGCCGCTTGGCGACTCCGGGGCCGCCGCCCAACGCCAGCGCCTGGAGGCCTGGGGGCCGGTGGTCACCTACGACGAAAAGGCGGGCCCCAATGGGTAG
- a CDS encoding P-loop NTPase family protein, which produces MGRMDDLLRKAGHGLSRPSPEDEAKPPRFTRPTPPADAPPPRREQSSQFWDAPPPVDDDLPPYDPDLDGPLEGEEGLRIVDAPPQREPLSDEDKQRLVSLFAPASPQAKRIDMLRSQLLYPFHGDPPRTIMITSAAPREGRSLLTTNLAISFARGLQEFVLVIDCHLAAPAIHRLLQVPLRPGLTDYLEHGAALPEVIHWTAVDKLSVIPAGRPSQRTAEILATDKMVDMMFELRERYSDRYIILDTPPVQEVDDPAVLARVVEGIVFVALGGVTERDQVLRAMRSLPEEKIVGMVLNDPQAAVLDAPALAGLSETL; this is translated from the coding sequence ATGGGTAGGATGGACGACCTGCTGCGCAAGGCCGGCCACGGCCTCAGCCGGCCCAGCCCCGAGGACGAGGCCAAGCCGCCCCGCTTCACCCGGCCGACGCCGCCGGCCGACGCGCCGCCGCCCCGACGCGAACAATCGAGCCAGTTTTGGGACGCGCCGCCGCCGGTGGACGACGACCTCCCGCCCTACGACCCCGATCTGGACGGCCCGCTGGAGGGCGAGGAGGGCCTGCGCATCGTCGACGCGCCGCCCCAGCGCGAACCGCTCTCCGACGAGGACAAACAGCGCCTGGTCAGCCTGTTCGCGCCGGCCAGCCCCCAGGCCAAGCGCATAGACATGCTGCGCTCGCAATTGTTGTACCCCTTTCACGGCGATCCACCGCGCACGATCATGATCACCAGCGCCGCCCCCCGCGAGGGCCGCAGCCTGCTGACCACCAACCTGGCCATCAGCTTCGCCCGCGGCCTGCAGGAGTTTGTCCTGGTCATCGACTGCCACCTGGCCGCGCCGGCCATCCACCGCCTGTTGCAGGTGCCCCTGCGGCCGGGGCTGACCGATTATCTGGAGCACGGCGCGGCCCTGCCCGAGGTCATCCACTGGACGGCCGTGGACAAGCTCTCGGTGATCCCGGCCGGCCGGCCATCCCAGCGCACCGCCGAGATCCTGGCCACCGACAAGATGGTCGACATGATGTTCGAGCTGCGCGAACGTTACAGCGACCGTTACATCATCCTCGACACCCCGCCCGTGCAGGAGGTCGACGACCCGGCCGTTTTGGCCCGCGTGGTCGAAGGCATCGTCTTCGTGGCCCTGGGCGGGGTCACCGAGCGCGACCAAGTCTTGCGGGCCATGCGCTCGCTGCCCGAGGAAAAGATCGTCGGCATGGTGCTCAACGATCCCCAGGCGGCGGTGCTGGACGCCCCCGCTCTGGCTGGTTTGTCCGAGACGCTCTGA
- a CDS encoding TIGR03013 family XrtA/PEP-CTERM system glycosyltransferase: MRIPSSRPSPYLVGFLLIEAGLMALGSLLAVYLRTGDTAELFTWRYSWHRVVLVPLVLQVTFYYSDLHNFRVAHSFVWTVIRVIQATALGMLALAAIYYFAPRLFLGRGVLLMSFFIIAGLCIVWRGLYKWALTRDVLSTRIILLGSGHMADCILEELTARSDNPYRVAALVQPESFPERREDERCSGPSRDAGPNLMEFWAHLVRAPLYDDPGELLGLVRHHQADMIVVAMAERRQRTPLEELLRCRMAGVPVLTGEDFYEQIAGRILAERINPSWLIYSTGFRTSLLRLAAKRAMDLLLAALGLILSAPLTLLVALAVRLDSKGPIIYRQERVGQNNRVFTILKFRSMTVGAEDGSGPVWAQENDPRVTRVGRIIRVLRLDEIPQMWNVLRGDMSFVGPRPERPVFVEQLSAKLPYYRQRHNIKPGITGWAQLCHPYGASVAAALEKLNYDLYYIKHTNLTLDIQIIIQTVKVMITGGGGQ; the protein is encoded by the coding sequence ATGCGCATACCGTCCAGCCGGCCCTCGCCCTACCTGGTGGGATTCTTGCTGATCGAGGCCGGCCTGATGGCCCTGGGCTCGCTGCTGGCGGTCTATCTGCGCACCGGCGACACCGCCGAGCTGTTCACCTGGCGCTACTCGTGGCACCGGGTGGTGCTGGTGCCGCTGGTGTTGCAGGTCACGTTCTATTATTCCGACCTGCACAACTTCCGCGTCGCCCACTCGTTCGTCTGGACGGTGATCAGGGTGATCCAGGCCACGGCCCTGGGCATGCTGGCGCTGGCGGCGATCTACTATTTCGCGCCGCGGCTGTTCCTGGGCCGCGGCGTATTGCTGATGAGCTTTTTCATCATCGCCGGCCTCTGCATCGTCTGGCGGGGGCTCTACAAATGGGCCCTTACCCGCGACGTGCTCTCCACGCGCATCATCCTTTTGGGCTCGGGCCACATGGCCGACTGCATCCTCGAGGAGCTGACCGCCCGCTCCGACAATCCTTACCGCGTGGCCGCCCTGGTCCAGCCCGAATCATTCCCCGAGCGCCGCGAGGACGAACGCTGCTCCGGCCCGAGCCGCGACGCCGGCCCCAACCTGATGGAATTCTGGGCGCATTTGGTGCGCGCTCCGCTCTACGACGACCCCGGCGAGCTTTTGGGGTTGGTGCGCCATCATCAGGCCGACATGATCGTGGTGGCCATGGCCGAACGCCGCCAGCGCACGCCCCTCGAAGAGCTGCTGCGCTGCCGCATGGCCGGGGTGCCCGTGCTCACCGGCGAGGACTTTTACGAGCAGATCGCCGGGCGCATCCTGGCCGAGCGCATCAATCCCAGTTGGCTGATCTATTCCACCGGCTTTCGCACCAGCCTGCTGCGCCTGGCCGCCAAACGCGCCATGGACCTGCTGCTGGCCGCGCTGGGCCTGATCCTCAGCGCGCCGCTGACGCTGCTGGTGGCCCTGGCCGTGCGCCTGGACAGCAAGGGCCCGATCATCTATCGCCAGGAGCGCGTGGGCCAAAATAACCGCGTTTTCACCATCCTCAAGTTCCGCTCGATGACCGTGGGCGCCGAAGACGGCAGCGGCCCGGTCTGGGCCCAGGAAAACGACCCCCGCGTGACCCGCGTCGGGCGGATCATCCGCGTGCTGCGCCTCGACGAGATCCCCCAGATGTGGAACGTCCTGCGCGGCGACATGAGCTTTGTCGGCCCCCGGCCCGAGCGACCGGTCTTTGTCGAGCAGCTTTCGGCCAAGTTGCCCTATTATCGCCAACGCCACAATATCAAGCCCGGCATCACCGGCTGGGCCCAGCTCTGCCACCCCTACGGCGCCTCGGTGGCCGCCGCCCTCGAAAAGCTCAACTACGATCTCTATTACATCAAGCACACCAACCTGACCCTGGACATCCAGATCATCATCCAGACCGTCAAGGTGATGATCACCGGCGGAGGCGGCCAATGA
- a CDS encoding exosortase/archaeosortase family protein → MSQPAVRPGFSQALPWMLCAGALIWLYGPTCLAMARVWADDPNYSHGFLVPLISAWLLWRDRQELARLAAGPDWRGLTLVIAALLVYLLGRLGHELFLQRASMVMLLWGLAVLLWGWPLARRAAFAIWYLLLMIPWPYVLYDSLAFPLRLLAAELAGGALRLLGLPVLVEGNVIHLPNIVLNVVDACSGIRGLVSLLAAGLIVGRLMLPGFWRRLILALLALPAAVLTNAARITLAGVLAERLGPQTLDGLMHDAVGWLVFMSAFGLLCLAAWLLARPGRRAAP, encoded by the coding sequence ATGAGCCAACCCGCCGTCAGGCCGGGCTTTTCCCAGGCCCTTCCCTGGATGCTCTGCGCCGGGGCGCTTATCTGGCTTTATGGGCCGACCTGCCTGGCCATGGCCCGGGTCTGGGCCGACGACCCCAACTACTCCCACGGCTTTCTCGTGCCGCTGATCTCGGCCTGGCTGCTGTGGCGCGACCGCCAAGAGTTGGCCCGCCTGGCCGCCGGCCCGGACTGGCGGGGCCTGACCCTGGTCATCGCGGCGCTTTTGGTTTATCTGCTGGGCCGGCTGGGCCACGAGCTGTTTTTACAGCGGGCCAGCATGGTTATGCTGCTGTGGGGGCTGGCTGTCCTGCTGTGGGGCTGGCCGCTGGCCCGGCGGGCGGCCTTCGCCATCTGGTATCTGCTGCTGATGATCCCCTGGCCCTACGTGCTCTACGACTCGCTGGCCTTTCCGCTGCGCCTGCTGGCCGCCGAACTGGCCGGCGGGGCGCTGCGCCTGCTGGGCCTGCCGGTGCTGGTGGAGGGCAACGTCATCCATCTGCCCAACATCGTGCTAAACGTCGTCGACGCCTGCTCGGGCATCCGGGGACTGGTCTCGCTGCTGGCCGCCGGGCTGATCGTGGGCCGGCTGATGCTGCCAGGCTTCTGGCGACGGTTGATCCTGGCCCTGCTGGCCTTGCCGGCGGCGGTGCTGACCAACGCCGCGCGCATCACCCTGGCCGGCGTGCTGGCCGAGCGCCTGGGCCCGCAAACCCTGGATGGCCTGATGCACGACGCCGTGGGCTGGCTGGTGTTCATGAGCGCCTTTGGCCTGCTGTGCCTGGCGGCCTGGCTGCTGGCCCGGCCCGGCCGGAGGGCCGCGCCATGA
- a CDS encoding exosortase C-terminal domain/associated protein EpsI, whose amino-acid sequence MNKRRQGALWLAVGLMFLTAALAGLAVQARPTPTRAPLSALPQRLGPWLATAGDQRLDQAALALLNPSQHLLRSYAQGQDDFCAVFVAFFDSQREGRMIHSPLHCLPGEGWVVSRRERVRVDGPGGPWTVNHLILTRGLDELSVLYWYQGRGRVAASEYVDRARLIWDGLRHGRSDGALARVISLNQPAPAAALAMQKAFAARLIPALAAILPAGPDQPIGEGDGL is encoded by the coding sequence ATGAACAAGCGGCGTCAAGGGGCCCTGTGGCTGGCGGTGGGCCTGATGTTTTTGACGGCGGCCTTGGCCGGCCTGGCCGTGCAGGCGCGGCCCACGCCCACGCGCGCGCCGCTGAGCGCGCTGCCCCAGCGCCTGGGCCCGTGGCTCGCCACCGCCGGCGACCAGCGCCTGGACCAGGCGGCCTTGGCCCTGTTGAACCCCAGCCAGCACCTGCTGCGCTCCTACGCCCAGGGCCAAGACGACTTCTGCGCGGTGTTCGTGGCCTTTTTCGACAGCCAGCGCGAGGGCCGCATGATCCATTCGCCCCTGCACTGCCTGCCCGGCGAGGGCTGGGTGGTCAGCCGGCGCGAGCGGGTGAGGGTGGACGGCCCCGGCGGGCCGTGGACGGTCAATCACCTGATCCTGACCCGCGGCCTGGACGAACTGAGCGTGCTCTATTGGTATCAGGGCCGGGGCCGCGTGGCGGCCAGCGAATACGTCGACCGGGCCAGGCTGATCTGGGACGGCCTGCGCCACGGCCGTAGCGACGGCGCTCTGGCGCGGGTGATCTCGCTGAACCAACCCGCGCCGGCGGCGGCCCTGGCCATGCAAAAAGCCTTTGCCGCGCGGCTGATCCCCGCCCTGGCGGCGATCCTGCCGGCCGGGCCCGACCAGCCGATCGGGGAGGGCGACGGGCTTTGA
- a CDS encoding O-antigen ligase family protein encodes MSFFFTLLLTALIYIRPQEYVEAIKGWPLVDYTAAACLAGVFLEGGFAAAKLKRSPVPAMLLFFWIWIGLSWLPNGWLGGVTGKFIAFSPVAINCYLIILTIDSFAKLKTYIWTLVLLCSFLVAEAMVQFYTGVGLTGSTGIQQKGVDQAIGVGIFADPNDLALNIVPLTAFLLPAFHRGLMSRGWLPGVVLLAPFVNAIILTRSRGGLLGLASVAWMYLRSRAGMIIAGVGVAMVLALMTAVPRFESIDTQESSARARLDHWAYGLSLFKSSPIFGVGQGNFIDAGSYTHTAHNSFILVLAETGFVGAFLWVGMIFCSFKQLRAMRLDDRAPPWVENFCHSMETALVGWMTCAFFLSQSFKPLLFMFMAMAVAAMNVVSNIGAEQIVAWDGKLALIIAGLTVFMIIFMHLAVRFLFNM; translated from the coding sequence TTGAGTTTTTTCTTCACGCTGCTGTTGACGGCGCTTATCTACATCCGGCCCCAGGAATACGTCGAGGCCATCAAGGGCTGGCCGCTGGTGGACTACACCGCCGCCGCCTGCCTGGCCGGCGTGTTTCTGGAGGGCGGCTTTGCGGCGGCCAAGCTCAAGCGCTCGCCGGTGCCGGCGATGCTGTTGTTCTTTTGGATCTGGATTGGCCTGAGCTGGCTGCCCAACGGCTGGCTGGGCGGCGTCACCGGCAAGTTCATCGCCTTTTCGCCGGTGGCCATCAATTGCTATCTGATCATCCTGACCATCGACTCCTTCGCCAAACTCAAAACATACATATGGACGCTGGTGCTGCTGTGTTCGTTCCTGGTGGCCGAGGCCATGGTGCAGTTCTACACCGGCGTGGGGCTCACCGGCTCCACGGGCATCCAGCAAAAGGGCGTGGATCAGGCCATCGGCGTGGGCATCTTCGCCGACCCCAACGACCTGGCCCTCAACATCGTGCCTTTGACGGCCTTTCTGCTGCCGGCCTTTCACCGGGGCCTTATGAGCCGCGGTTGGCTGCCGGGCGTTGTTTTGCTGGCCCCGTTCGTCAACGCCATCATCCTCACCCGCTCGCGGGGCGGCTTGCTGGGCCTGGCCTCGGTGGCCTGGATGTATCTGCGCAGCCGGGCGGGCATGATCATCGCCGGCGTGGGCGTGGCCATGGTCCTGGCCCTGATGACCGCCGTGCCCCGCTTCGAGAGCATCGACACCCAGGAATCATCGGCCCGCGCTCGGCTGGACCACTGGGCTTACGGCCTGAGCCTGTTCAAATCCAGCCCCATCTTCGGCGTGGGCCAGGGCAACTTCATCGACGCCGGCAGCTACACCCACACCGCGCACAATTCGTTCATCCTGGTGCTGGCCGAGACGGGCTTTGTGGGCGCTTTTTTGTGGGTGGGCATGATCTTCTGTTCGTTCAAACAGTTGCGGGCCATGCGCCTGGACGACCGCGCGCCGCCCTGGGTCGAGAATTTTTGCCACTCGATGGAGACGGCCCTGGTGGGCTGGATGACCTGCGCGTTTTTTCTCAGCCAGTCGTTCAAGCCGCTGCTGTTCATGTTCATGGCCATGGCGGTGGCGGCCATGAACGTGGTGAGCAACATCGGCGCGGAGCAGATCGTGGCCTGGGATGGCAAGCTGGCCCTGATCATCGCGGGGCTGACGGTTTTCATGATCATCTTCATGCACTTAGCCGTGCGTTTTTTGTTCAACATGTGA
- a CDS encoding phenylacetate--CoA ligase family protein, protein MNYGDFWSKALFPFYERLRGRPTPAIQAVLAQSQFFSADELARRQRADLRLLLEHAKASTPFYGQWFAQTGQSPEQIAESGDLSALPLVDKAMLMAHPDHFRAAPAPPGSYQKRTGGSTGRPLVFAMDPGSDHWRTAVYRRGYGWAGCREGDRQLYLWGGDVAPVSTVYRLRREAFRRLARMRFHSSFGLGPDQLDAVLADIDRFKPLCVVGYTSALDALARHAAARGWRPKRPPRSVISGAEALRPQERQRIERALAAPVFETYGCREFMLIAAQCPERRGLHVSAENLVVEVLAEGRPARPGELGEVVVTDLHNFAQPFIRYKTGDLARPAAGPCPCGRGLPLLEGIEGRILDMIRAPGGRLLPGEFFPHLLKNFDAIAEFQARQDSPEHLFIDVVLRQELSQTDRQLIQRALAAAAPGLAAEIRPVEAIAPTPAGKRRVTIGLPPQGDRP, encoded by the coding sequence ATGAACTACGGCGATTTCTGGTCCAAGGCGCTGTTTCCGTTCTATGAACGGCTGCGCGGCCGGCCCACGCCGGCCATCCAGGCCGTGCTGGCCCAGAGCCAGTTTTTCAGCGCCGACGAGCTTGCCCGGCGGCAGCGGGCCGATTTGCGGCTTTTGCTGGAGCACGCCAAGGCCAGCACGCCCTTTTACGGCCAGTGGTTCGCCCAGACGGGCCAGAGCCCGGAACAAATCGCCGAATCGGGCGATCTTTCGGCCCTGCCGCTGGTGGACAAGGCCATGCTCATGGCCCACCCCGATCACTTTCGCGCCGCGCCCGCGCCGCCGGGCAGCTATCAAAAGCGCACCGGCGGCTCCACCGGTCGGCCGCTGGTTTTTGCCATGGACCCCGGCTCGGACCACTGGCGCACGGCGGTCTATCGCCGGGGCTACGGCTGGGCCGGCTGCCGCGAGGGCGATCGTCAGCTATATCTCTGGGGCGGCGACGTGGCCCCGGTCTCGACGGTTTATCGTCTGCGCCGCGAGGCCTTTCGCCGCCTGGCCCGCATGCGCTTTCACTCCAGCTTCGGCCTGGGCCCCGACCAACTCGACGCCGTCTTGGCCGACATCGACCGCTTCAAGCCGCTCTGCGTGGTCGGCTACACCTCGGCCCTGGACGCCCTGGCCCGTCACGCCGCCGCGCGCGGTTGGCGGCCCAAGCGACCGCCACGTTCGGTGATCAGCGGCGCCGAGGCCCTGCGGCCCCAGGAGCGCCAGCGCATCGAGCGCGCCCTGGCCGCGCCGGTGTTCGAGACCTACGGCTGCCGCGAGTTCATGCTCATCGCCGCCCAGTGCCCAGAGCGCCGCGGCCTGCACGTCTCGGCCGAAAACCTCGTCGTCGAGGTGCTGGCCGAGGGCCGGCCGGCCCGGCCCGGCGAGTTGGGCGAGGTCGTTGTCACCGATCTGCACAATTTTGCCCAGCCCTTTATTCGCTACAAAACCGGCGATCTGGCCCGGCCCGCCGCCGGACCTTGCCCCTGCGGCCGCGGCCTGCCCCTGCTGGAGGGCATCGAGGGCCGCATCCTCGACATGATCCGCGCGCCGGGCGGGCGCCTGCTGCCAGGCGAATTTTTCCCCCATCTGCTGAAAAACTTCGACGCCATCGCCGAGTTTCAGGCCCGCCAGGACAGCCCGGAGCATCTGTTCATCGACGTGGTGCTGCGCCAGGAGCTGAGCCAGACCGATCGCCAACTGATCCAGCGGGCCCTGGCCGCCGCCGCGCCGGGCTTGGCCGCCGAAATCCGCCCGGTGGAGGCCATCGCGCCCACGCCGGCCGGCAAACGCCGCGTGACCATCGGTCTGCCGCCGCAAGGGGACCGGCCGTGA